The Acidobacteriota bacterium genome includes a region encoding these proteins:
- the mtnA gene encoding S-methyl-5-thioribose-1-phosphate isomerase, with product MFKTIEWTPEGVVMIDQRLLPNREVYATCRTSAETAEAIRGMLIRGAPAIGIAAAMGVAQGVAEIPADLGPAERTARFEAVCECLSATRPTAVNLFWAIRRMRKTFAALDGRPWPEVAAAMAREAVNIHLEDVECCRRIGHHGQMLIPDNTTFLTHCNAGGLATGGYGTALGVIRAAAEYGKRVRVFADETRPFLQGSRLTAWELKKLGIPVTVITDNMAGHFMARGYIQAVVVGADRIAANGDTANKIGTYMAALAARENRIPFYVAAPLSTLDLSLPSGADIPIEERPDREVTHVGETRLTPEGVGIRNPAFDVTPNHLVSAIITDRGVARPPFITSLKALAG from the coding sequence ATGTTCAAAACCATCGAGTGGACGCCCGAGGGCGTCGTCATGATCGACCAGCGGCTCCTCCCCAACCGGGAGGTCTACGCCACCTGCAGGACCAGCGCGGAGACCGCCGAGGCCATCCGCGGCATGCTCATCCGGGGCGCTCCCGCCATCGGGATCGCGGCCGCCATGGGGGTCGCCCAGGGCGTGGCCGAGATCCCGGCGGACCTGGGCCCGGCGGAGCGAACGGCCCGGTTCGAGGCCGTCTGCGAGTGCCTGTCCGCCACCCGGCCCACGGCGGTCAACCTCTTCTGGGCCATCCGCCGGATGCGGAAAACCTTCGCCGCCCTGGACGGTCGCCCCTGGCCGGAAGTGGCCGCGGCCATGGCCCGGGAAGCGGTGAACATCCACCTCGAGGACGTGGAGTGCTGCCGGCGCATCGGCCACCACGGTCAGATGCTCATCCCCGACAACACCACCTTCCTGACCCACTGCAACGCGGGCGGCCTGGCCACGGGCGGTTACGGGACCGCCCTGGGCGTCATCCGCGCCGCCGCCGAGTACGGCAAGCGGGTCCGGGTCTTCGCCGACGAGACGCGCCCCTTCCTCCAGGGGTCCCGCCTCACCGCCTGGGAGTTGAAGAAGCTGGGCATCCCCGTCACCGTCATCACCGACAACATGGCGGGGCACTTCATGGCCCGGGGATATATCCAGGCCGTGGTGGTGGGGGCCGACCGGATCGCCGCCAACGGAGACACCGCCAACAAGATCGGGACCTACATGGCCGCCCTGGCCGCCCGGGAGAACCGCATCCCCTTCTACGTGGCCGCCCCCCTCTCCACTCTCGACCTGAGCCTCCCCTCGGGGGCGGACATCCCCATCGAGGAGCGCCCGGACCGGGAGGTGACCCACGTCGGCGAGACCCGGCTGACCCCCGAGGGCGTGGGGATCCGAAACCCCGCCTTCGACGTCACCCCGAACCACCTGGTGAGTGCCATCATCACCGATCGCGGCGTGGCCCGCCCCCCCTTCATCACGTCGCTGAAGGCGCTGGCCGGCTGA